A stretch of the Cucurbita pepo subsp. pepo cultivar mu-cu-16 chromosome LG16, ASM280686v2, whole genome shotgun sequence genome encodes the following:
- the LOC111776992 gene encoding GDSL esterase/lipase At2g23540, with protein MVAMGGCKMIVRLILMGCLLVNNGVDGANKKVDVGASFIFGDSLVDAGNNNYLSTLSKANLRPNGIDYIPSGGNPTGRFTNGRTIGDIVGEELGIPNHAVPFLDPNATGKSILYGVNYASGGGGILNATGRIFVNRLGMDVQVDFFNITRKQFDKILGPSKARDYISKKSIISITIGANDFLNNYLLPVLSIGARISQSPDSFIDNMIAHLKNQLTRLYQMDARKFVVGNVGPIGCIPYQKTINQLNEDQCVDLANKLALQYNAKLKDLLADLNKKLPASTFVYANVYDLVMDLIVNYDNYGFKTASRACCGNGGQFAGIIPCGPQSSLCTERSRHVFWDPYHPSEAANLIIAKKLLDGDHKYIFPLNLRQLRDL; from the exons ATGGTAGCGATGGGAGGCTGTAAAATGATCGTTCGTTTGATCTTGATGGGGTGTTTGCTGGTTAATAATGGAGTTGATGGAGCGAACAAGAAGGTGGACGTTGGAGCTTCGTTTATATTTGGCGATTCACTGGTTGATGCGGGAAATAATAACTATTTATCGACCTTGTCCAAAGCTAATCTTCGTCCCAATGGCATTGATTATATTCCTTCTGGAGGCAACCCCACTGGCCGCTTTACCAATGGTCGAACCATCGGCGACATCGTCG GTGAGGAGTTAGGAATTCCAAACCATGCAGTGCCATTTCTTGACCCAAACGCCACCGGTAAATCAATATTGTACGGCGTTAACTATGCATCCGGCGGTGGCGGAATTCTCAATGCAACCGGAAGGATCTTC GTAAACAGGCTAGGAATGGACGTTCAAGTCGATTTCTTCAACATTACAAGAAAACAGTTCGATAAAATCTTGGGTCCATCAAAAGCAAGAGATTACATATCCAAAAAGTCCATAATTTCCATCACAATCGGAGCCAACGATTTCTTGAACAATTATCTCCTTCCGGTGCTCTCCATCGGCGCCAGAATCTCCCAAAGCCCCGACTCCTTCATCGATAACATGATCGCTCATCTCAAGAACCAGCTCACT AGACTTTACCAAATGGATGCTCGAAAGTTCGTGGTGGGGAATGTCGGGCCCATCGGATGCATACCCTATCAGAAGACCATCAACCAGTTGAACGAAGACCAATGCGTTGATTTGGCCAACAAATTGGCACTTCAATACAACGCCAAGTTGAAGGATTTGCTTGCCGATCTCAACAAAAAACTCCCTGCCTCCACTTTTGTGTATGCCAATGTCTATGATCTTGTCATGGACCTCATCGTCAACTATGACAATTATG GGTTCAAGACGGCTAGTAGAGCGTGTTGTGGGAATGGAGGGCAGTTTGCAGGTATAATACCATGCGGGCCTCAATCAAGCTTGTGCACAGAGCGATCAAGGCATGTGTTTTGGGATCCTTACCATCCCAGTGAAGCTGCCAATCTCATTATTGCCAAGAAATTGCTGGATGGCGACCATAAATACATCTTCCCTCTTAATCTTAGACAGCTTCGCGACCTCTAA
- the LOC111777325 gene encoding CDPK-related kinase 5-like isoform X1, translating into MGLCNSKPSPNSDLFSQKSGSRTPNVGHNSAQPNSVSAAGGDERKTADRRNARHETDDVKKSPFFSFYSPSPAHFLFSKKSPARSPANASANSTPKRFFRKPFPPPSPAKHIRAVLARRHGSVKPNEASIPEGSEAEGATGLDKNFGFPKHLASKYEVGEEVGRGHFGYTCAARFKKGELKGQQVAIKIIPKSKMTTAIAIEDVRREVMILKSLSGHKNLVNFYDAYEDHDNVYIVMELCKGGELLDRILSRGGKYTEEDARAVMVQILYVVAFFHLQGVVHRDLKPENFLFTSKGEDSLLKAIDFGLSDFVKPDERLNDIVGSAYYVAPEVLHRSYSTEADVWSIGVIAYILLCGSRPFWARTESGIFKAVLKADPVFDESPWPSLSSEARDFVKRLLVKDPRKRMSAAQALSHPWIKNSLDVKSPLDILIFKLMKIYMRSSSLRKAALKAVSRTLSLDELFYLKTQFSLLEPSKNGTISIENIKEALTKNISNTIKESRIPDLLSSLNALQYRRMDFEEFCAATLSVHQLEALDRWEQHARCAYDLFEKDGNRAIVIEELASELGLSPSVPVHTVLHDWIRHTDGKLSFLGFVKLLHGPSSRTLMKPL; encoded by the exons ATGGGTCTCTGCAACTCCAAACCCTCCCCGAATTCTGATCTGTTCTCTCAGAAATCTGGTTCACGAACGCCCAATGTAGGGCATAATTCCGCTCAACCAAACTCTGTTTCCGCCGCGGGAGGAGATGAGAGGAAGACGGCGGATAGGAGAAACGCCCGCCATGAGACGGATGATGTGAAGAAATCGCCGTTTTTCTCATTTTACAGTCCCAGCCCTGCTCATTTCCTGTTTTCGAAGAAGTCTCCGGCGAGATCTCCAGCGAATGCGAGTGCTAATTCGACTCCGAAGCGGTTCTTTAGAAAGCCATTTCCGCCTCCATCGCCGGCGAAGCATATTCGTGCTGTTCTAGCGCGGCGGCACGGCTCGGTGAAGCCAAATGAGGCGTCGATCCCTGAGGGGAGTGAGGCGGAAGGCGCTACTGGTTTGGATAAGAATTTCGGGTTTCCGAAGCATCTTGCGAGTAAATATGAGGTTGGAGAAGAGGTTGGGAGAGGGCATTTTGGCTACACTTGTGCTGCGAGGTTCAAGAAGGGCGAACTTAAGGGCCAACAAGTGGCTATCAAAATCATTCCCAAGTCCAAG ATGACTACTGCGATCGCAATCGAGGATGTCAGACGGGAAGTGATGATATTAAAATCTTTGAGTGGTCACAAAAATCTTGTAAATTTCTATGATGCATATGAGGATCATGACAACGTATATATAGTAATGGA GTTGTGTAAAGGAGGAGAACTTTTAGACCGAATTCTATCGAG GGGTGGTAAGTATACAGAGGAGGATGCAAGAGCTGTAATGGTACAGATACTATATGTTGTAGCTTTTTTCCACCTTCAGGGTGTGGTTCACCGGGATCTCAAACCTGAG AATTTCCTTTTCACTTCAAAGGGCGAAGATTCATTGTTGAAGGCTATCGATTTCGGATTATCAGATTTTGTGAAGCCAG ATGAAAGGCTTAATGATATTGTTGGTAGTGCTTACTATGTAGCTCCTGAAGTCCTCCATAGATCATACAGTACAGAGGCAGATGTCTGGAGTATAGGCGTAATTGCATATATTCTTCTATGTGGTAGTCGTCCATTTTGGGCTCGAACGGAGTCTGGCATCTTTAAAGCCGTCCTAAAAGCTGATCCCGTCTTTGACGAGTCGCCATGGCCTTCTCTGTCTTCTGAGGCAAGAGATTTTGTCAAACGACTATTAGTTAAAGATCCACGAAAAAGGATGTCTGCTGCTCAAGCTCTAA GTCATCCATGGATTAAAAATTCTCTGGATGTAAAATCTCCTCTTGATATACTAATATTTAAACTCATGAAGATTTACATGCGGTCATCATCTCTTCGAAAAGCTGCTTTAAAG GCTGTGTCGAGAACGTTGTCTTTAGACGAGCTATTCTATTTGAAGACGCAGTTTTCACTCTTGGAACCGAGCAAAAATGGCACCATAAGCATAGAAAACATCAAAGAG GCTTTGACGAAAAACATATCGAATACTATAAAGGAATCGAGGATACCGGATCTATTGAGTTCG CTTAATGCATTGCAATATAGGAGAATGGATTTTGAAGAGTTTTGTGCAGCTACACTAAGTGTCCATCAACTCGAGGCTCTCGATAGGTGGGAGCAACATGCGCGATGTGCTTACGATCTGTTTGAGAAGGATGGAAACAGAGCCATTGTTATAGAGGAACTGGCATCG GAACTTGGCCTCAGCCCTTCTGTGCCTGTTCATACCGTTCTTCACGATTGGATTCGACATACCGATGGAAAATTGAGCTTCCTCGGGTTTGTCAAACTGTTACATGGACCTTCTAGTCGAACTCTGATGAAACCATTATAA
- the LOC111777325 gene encoding CDPK-related kinase 5-like isoform X2: MGLCNSKPSPNSDLFSQKSGSRTPNVGHNSAQPNSVSAAGGDERKTADRRNARHETDDVKKSPFFSFYSPSPAHFLFSKKSPARSPANASANSTPKRFFRKPFPPPSPAKHIRAVLARRHGSVKPNEASIPEGSEAEGATGLDKNFGFPKHLASKYEVGEEVGRGHFGYTCAARFKKGELKGQQVAIKIIPKSKMTTAIAIEDVRREVMILKSLSGHKNLVNFYDAYEDHDNVYIVMELCKGGELLDRILSRGGKYTEEDARAVMVQILYVVAFFHLQGVVHRDLKPENFLFTSKGEDSLLKAIDFGLSDFVKPDERLNDIVGSAYYVAPEVLHRSYSTEADVWSIGVIAYILLCGSRPFWARTESGIFKAVLKADPVFDESPWPSLSSEARDFVKRLLVKDPRKRMSAAQALSHPWIKNSLDVKSPLDILIFKLMKIYMRSSSLRKAALKAVSRTLSLDELFYLKTQFSLLEPSKNGTISIENIKEALTKNISNTIKESRIPDLLT; encoded by the exons ATGGGTCTCTGCAACTCCAAACCCTCCCCGAATTCTGATCTGTTCTCTCAGAAATCTGGTTCACGAACGCCCAATGTAGGGCATAATTCCGCTCAACCAAACTCTGTTTCCGCCGCGGGAGGAGATGAGAGGAAGACGGCGGATAGGAGAAACGCCCGCCATGAGACGGATGATGTGAAGAAATCGCCGTTTTTCTCATTTTACAGTCCCAGCCCTGCTCATTTCCTGTTTTCGAAGAAGTCTCCGGCGAGATCTCCAGCGAATGCGAGTGCTAATTCGACTCCGAAGCGGTTCTTTAGAAAGCCATTTCCGCCTCCATCGCCGGCGAAGCATATTCGTGCTGTTCTAGCGCGGCGGCACGGCTCGGTGAAGCCAAATGAGGCGTCGATCCCTGAGGGGAGTGAGGCGGAAGGCGCTACTGGTTTGGATAAGAATTTCGGGTTTCCGAAGCATCTTGCGAGTAAATATGAGGTTGGAGAAGAGGTTGGGAGAGGGCATTTTGGCTACACTTGTGCTGCGAGGTTCAAGAAGGGCGAACTTAAGGGCCAACAAGTGGCTATCAAAATCATTCCCAAGTCCAAG ATGACTACTGCGATCGCAATCGAGGATGTCAGACGGGAAGTGATGATATTAAAATCTTTGAGTGGTCACAAAAATCTTGTAAATTTCTATGATGCATATGAGGATCATGACAACGTATATATAGTAATGGA GTTGTGTAAAGGAGGAGAACTTTTAGACCGAATTCTATCGAG GGGTGGTAAGTATACAGAGGAGGATGCAAGAGCTGTAATGGTACAGATACTATATGTTGTAGCTTTTTTCCACCTTCAGGGTGTGGTTCACCGGGATCTCAAACCTGAG AATTTCCTTTTCACTTCAAAGGGCGAAGATTCATTGTTGAAGGCTATCGATTTCGGATTATCAGATTTTGTGAAGCCAG ATGAAAGGCTTAATGATATTGTTGGTAGTGCTTACTATGTAGCTCCTGAAGTCCTCCATAGATCATACAGTACAGAGGCAGATGTCTGGAGTATAGGCGTAATTGCATATATTCTTCTATGTGGTAGTCGTCCATTTTGGGCTCGAACGGAGTCTGGCATCTTTAAAGCCGTCCTAAAAGCTGATCCCGTCTTTGACGAGTCGCCATGGCCTTCTCTGTCTTCTGAGGCAAGAGATTTTGTCAAACGACTATTAGTTAAAGATCCACGAAAAAGGATGTCTGCTGCTCAAGCTCTAA GTCATCCATGGATTAAAAATTCTCTGGATGTAAAATCTCCTCTTGATATACTAATATTTAAACTCATGAAGATTTACATGCGGTCATCATCTCTTCGAAAAGCTGCTTTAAAG GCTGTGTCGAGAACGTTGTCTTTAGACGAGCTATTCTATTTGAAGACGCAGTTTTCACTCTTGGAACCGAGCAAAAATGGCACCATAAGCATAGAAAACATCAAAGAG GCTTTGACGAAAAACATATCGAATACTATAAAGGAATCGAGGATACCGGATCTATTGA CTTAA
- the LOC111777327 gene encoding zinc finger CCCH domain-containing protein 62, translated as MPERGSKRRVIYLSSSSEEDDEEESDEEYDDEDDDEGESEEEFDNGCSDNDCDEVLSQRVIRFLKENKNLDSLTLNDCKAYLRENRLRIAGTKAVCIQRLQEHWRMKDGNGEAHYPRSSFVVNCTGDVCRGDTVLFTQKVYAKFDKVTRRGGLIGKRTVAGRVVKESYGASKQQHTFTVEVLWSTGVRKLPPLYPLLVKGRNLYKLRTFRRLWNDEAERVQVLAEKHKRGAAARGVRALQKRKRKLVQIGGSGKNQGHVQLPRQALNSNGSRKSMRSRDKNNAVRRHPA; from the exons ATGCCTGAAAGGGGTAGCAAACGAAGAGTCATTTATCTCTCGTCGTCGTCGGAGGAGGACGACGAAGAGGAATCAGACGAGGAGTACGATGATGAAGACGATGACGAAGGGGAATCGGAAGAGGAGTTTGATAATGGATGCAGCGACAACGATTGTGATGAAGTTCTCTCCCAGCGAGTCATCCGCTTTCTTAAAG agaataaaaatttagattcgTTAACACTTAATGATTGCAAAGCTTATTTACGGGAGAATAGGCTAAGAATAGCGGGGACTAAAGCCGTCTGTATTCAAAGACTCCAGGAACATTGGAG GATGAAGGATGGAAATGGTGAAGCGCACTATCCAAGGTCATCCTTTGTTGTCAATTGTACTG GTGATGTTTGTAGGGGAGATACTGTTTTGTTCACTCAGAAAGTTTATGCAAA GTTTGATAAAGTAACTAGGCGTGGAGGGCTTATAGGGAAGAGAACTGTAGCAGGGAGGGTAGTGAAGGAAAGCTATGGTGCAAGTAAACAGCAGCATACTTTTACT GTCGAAGTTTTATGGAGCACGGGAGTTCGGAAGTTACCCCCACTTTATCCTCTACTTGTTAAGGGTCGAAATCTCTATAAACTAAGAACTTTCAGACGG CTTTGGAATGATGAAGCTGAAAGAGTTCAAGTTCTAGCAGAGAAGCACAAAAGAGGTGCGGCTGCTCGGGGTGTACGAGCATtgcagaaaaggaaaagaaaactcGTACAAATCGGAG GAAGTGGAAAGAATCAAGGACATGTTCAACTTCCAAGACAAGCCTTGAACAGTAACGGGAGTCGCAAGAGTATGCGTTCAAGGGACAAGAACAATGCTGTTCGTAGACACCCAGCGTAG
- the LOC111777701 gene encoding protein RALF-like 34, with amino-acid sequence MASKLLFPFFTILLLLLSAASAHLPVDTSLKLMADALEWPTTISIPDLDHDHDHDDLHQDPRRSLFWSRVHYYISYGALAANRIPCPPRSGRPYYTHNCYKARGPVNPYSRGCSAITRCRR; translated from the coding sequence ATGGCTTCCAAGCTCCTCTTCCCCTTCTTCAccatcctcctcctcctcctctccgCCGCTTCCGCCCATCTCCCTGTCGACACCTCTCTCAAGCTCATGGCCGACGCCCTCGAATGGCCCACCACAATCTCCATTCCCGACCTCGACCACGACCACGACCACGACGACCTTCACCAAGACCCGCGCAGATCTCTCTTCTGGAGCCGAGTCCACTACTACATCTCCTACGGCGCTCTCGCCGCCAACCGGATCCCTTGCCCGCCTCGTTCCGGCCGCCCTTACTACACTCACAACTGCTACAAGGCTCGCGGCCCTGTCAATCCCTACAGCCGTGGATGCTCCGCCATCACCCGCTGCCGCCGCTga